From the genome of Terriglobales bacterium:
CTACAAGCAGCCGGTCACGCTGCCGGAGATCAACGAGATCCGCAACGTGGATTCGTCGGGCGTGATCGGGACGCTGCTCGACCGCAAGCTCATCACCACCGCCGGCCGCAAGGACGTGGTCGGCCGGCCCATCCTCTACAAGACGACCAAGGACTTCCTGATGCGCTTCGGGCTCAAGGATGTTGGCGAGCTGCCGAGCGTGGAAGAGTTCGAGAAGCTGGGCGCGGGCGGCGACCAGCCCGACCTGTTCACCTCGCACATGGACAGCGACGCGACCGGCGTCCCGGATGTGCCGGCGGAGCTCGACACCACGCCGGAAGTCGAACCGGCGCAGTAGCGAAGTCAAAGCACAAAGCAAGAAGGACAGAGCACGAGGCCCGCGGCTGGCGGCCCGCCGCGCAGTGCCGGCGCTCCGCGGCAAGCTGCAGGCCGCAAGCCGGCGGCCTTTGACTTTGTCCTTTGTGCTTCTGCCATTTAGCATCAGAGATTGCCTATGGCGCAGGAACGTCTCCAGAAGATCATTGCCGCGGCCGGGATCGCCTCGCGGCGACACGCCGAAGAGCTCATCACGCAGGGCCGGGTCACGGTGAACGGCCAGGTCGTCTCGACGCTGGGGTCGAAGGCCGACCCCGACAGCGACCACATCAAGGTGGACGGGAAGGCCGTCCACGTGGCCGAGCGGCAGGTCTACCTCATGCTGCACAAGCCGAAGGGGTACGTGACGACGGTGTCGGACCCCGAGGGCCGGCCCACGGTGATGGAGCTGGTGCGGGCGAAGACGCGCGTCTTCCCGGTCGGGCGGCTGGACTGGAACACCGAAGGCCTGCTGCTGCTGACCAACGACGGCGCGCTGACGGCGAAGCTCACGCATGCCTCCACGCACGTGCCGAAGACCTACCTGGTGAAAGTGGCGGGGCATCCGTCGCGCGAAGACATCCAGAAGCTGCGTGACGGGGTGATGATCGGCGGCGAGGGCGACCCGGTGCAAGGCAAGCTGGAGCGCGTGCGGACGGCGCCGGCGAAGGTCCGCGAGGTGCGCGAGGCCGACAACCCGTGGTACGAGGTCACGCTGATCGAGGGGCGGAACCGGCAGATCCGGCGCATGTTCGAGGCGATCGGCCACCACGTGGAAAAGATCAAGCGCGTGCGCTACGGGCCGCTGGAACTCGACATTCCGCCCGGCGTGCAGCGCGAGCTGCGGCCGCACGAGGTGGCGCAGCTGCAGCGCTACGTCTCGGAAGCGGCGACGACAGCGCGCGAGCAGGCCGGGTTCGCGCCCGACGAGAGCGACCGAGCCGTGCCGCCGCGCGCGGCGGGGCTGCCGCCGCCAAGGAGATTCGAGAAGTCGAAGAACTTCCGGTTCCGCGGCCCGGGCGAAGGCCCGCGTCGCGAACGACCGGGTGGCGGGCGGGGCGAACGTCCTGCGTTCGGAGCGCGCGGCGGGCGCCCGTTCGCGGGCGGACCACGGGAGGCCGGACGGCCGGAGCGGTTCGGCGCGCGCCCACCGCGCCGCGATGACGAGAGCGGCGAAGGGCGCCGCGGCGGTGTCGCGCGCTACGACGCCGGCGGAAAGTTGATCCCATATACGCCGCCGGAGCGGCCGGAGCGACCGGATTTCCGCAGCGGAGAGGCGGGCGGGCCGAAGCGTTTTGGCGGGCCGAAGAGATTTGGCGCGGGACCGCGGCGCGAGGGCGGCGGCAGGTTCGGCGGGCCGCGGCGCGAGGGCGGCGGCTCGCGCAGCCCGATGGCGCCGAAGCGTTTTGGAGGACCGAAGCGATTCGGAGAGCGGCCCGAGCGCGGGCGGGACGACCGCGCGACCGCCGGCGGGACGCCCGCGCTACGTGGTCCGAAGCGTTTCGGGGGGCCGAAGAGATTCGGCGCCGGGCCGCGAGGGGAAGGCGCCGGTCCGGGCGGGCCGAAGCGTTTCGGAGGGTCAAAGAGATTCGGTGCCGGGCCGCGAGGGGAAGGCGCCGGTCCGGGTGGTCCGAAGCGTTTCGGGGGGCCGAAGAGATTCGGCGCTGGACCGCGGCGCGAGGGTGGTGGCGGATTCGGCGGACCGCGGCGCGAGGACGCCGGCCCGGGCGGGCCAAAACGATTCGGCGGGGCGAAGCGTTTTGGCGGTCCGAAGAAGTTTGGCGCAGTTCCGCGACGCGAGGGCGCGGGTCCGGGCGGGGCGAAGCGATTCGGCGGTCCGAAGCGATTCGGCGGGGCGAAGAAGTTTGGTGGGCCCAAGCGCAGTTTTGGCGGTCCGCGGACGGAGGGCCGCCGTCCCGGCGGAGGCCGCGGTCCCGGCGGCGCAAAGCGTTTCGGCCGCCCGCCGCGGCGTGATAAAAGAGACGGCAGATGAGCCAGAGCGACAGCTGGAAGCACCTCGTCCCCGAGCACCTGCGGAAGCTGGGGCCCTACACGCCGGGCAAGCCGATCAAGGCGGCCGAGCGCGAATCGGGGATCAAGTGCATCAAGATGGCGTCGAACGAGAACCCGTTCGGGCCGTCGCCCAAGGCGCTGGAGGCGATGCGGCGCGCCGCGGCCGAGGCGAATCTTTATCCCGACAACGACACCACGGAGCTGCGCACGCGGCTGGCGGAGCTGAACGGCCTCACGCCCGAGCAGGTGCTGGTCACCGACGGCTCGACCGCGCTCATCGACCTGATCTGCCGGACGCTGCTGGGCCCCACGCTGAACGCGGTCACGAGCGCGCGCTCGTTCATCGTGTACCTGATCGCGACCCGCGCGGCGGGCGGCGAGCTGGTCGAGGTCCCGATGCAGGGCTACGCGTACGACCTCGACG
Proteins encoded in this window:
- a CDS encoding pseudouridine synthase; translation: MAQERLQKIIAAAGIASRRHAEELITQGRVTVNGQVVSTLGSKADPDSDHIKVDGKAVHVAERQVYLMLHKPKGYVTTVSDPEGRPTVMELVRAKTRVFPVGRLDWNTEGLLLLTNDGALTAKLTHASTHVPKTYLVKVAGHPSREDIQKLRDGVMIGGEGDPVQGKLERVRTAPAKVREVREADNPWYEVTLIEGRNRQIRRMFEAIGHHVEKIKRVRYGPLELDIPPGVQRELRPHEVAQLQRYVSEAATTAREQAGFAPDESDRAVPPRAAGLPPPRRFEKSKNFRFRGPGEGPRRERPGGGRGERPAFGARGGRPFAGGPREAGRPERFGARPPRRDDESGEGRRGGVARYDAGGKLIPYTPPERPERPDFRSGEAGGPKRFGGPKRFGAGPRREGGGRFGGPRREGGGSRSPMAPKRFGGPKRFGERPERGRDDRATAGGTPALRGPKRFGGPKRFGAGPRGEGAGPGGPKRFGGSKRFGAGPRGEGAGPGGPKRFGGPKRFGAGPRREGGGGFGGPRREDAGPGGPKRFGGAKRFGGPKKFGAVPRREGAGPGGAKRFGGPKRFGGAKKFGGPKRSFGGPRTEGRRPGGGRGPGGAKRFGRPPRRDKRDGR